Proteins encoded by one window of Elaeis guineensis isolate ETL-2024a chromosome 12, EG11, whole genome shotgun sequence:
- the LOC105055166 gene encoding GDSL esterase/lipase At4g16230 produces the protein MALDVPVLLLALFFSLSVSGNAQSKVPAIYVFGDSSADVGNNNYLPDIAKANCLPYGIDFPHSRPTGRYTNGYNGIDFFARQMGLRMSPPPYLSLPKNTSNRVGVNYASGGSGILDSTGPNTITMTKQIKYFATTNKSNIVLSKSIFLISTGANDIIAFVPNNMTPINTQIERFCNTLISNYTKHIEALYNLGARKFGIIDIGPVGCCPFARRLSNHSGACFNVMNDLAVGVNDAVKTMLSNLSSTLKGMKYSLGSYYAAVSNMIANPEAAGFKDVQSACCGGKSSADCTPTATYCENRNEYLFWDAIHATQRTYEEAVLDIYSGSPPFVTPINFKQLVKE, from the exons ATGGCGTTAGACGTTCCTGTTCTTCTCCttgctcttttcttttctctgtcTGTGAGTGGGAATGCTCAGTCAAAGGTTCCGGCGATCTATGTGTTCGGTGATTCTTCGGCGGACGTCGGAAACAACAACTACCTGCCGGATATAGCCAAGGCCAACTGCCTTCCTTACGGCATCGACTTCCCGCACTCGAGGCCCACCGGGAGGTACACCAACGGCTACAACGGCATCGATTTCTTTG CCCGTCAGATGGGCCTCCGAATGAGTCCGCCACCATATCTTTCCCTCCCAAAGAACACCAGCAATCGAGTCGGAGTAAACTACGCTTCCGGAGGATCTGGAATTCTTGACTCCACT GGACCCAATACCATCACTATGACGAAACAGATCAAATATTTTGCCACAACTAACAAATCAAACATTGTACTCTCGAAATCTATCTTTCTCATCAGCACCGGGGCCAACGACATCATTGCCTTTGTTCCAAACAACATGACACCAATCAACACACAAATTGAACGGTTTTGCAACACTCTCATCTCCAACTACACAAAACATATCGAG GCGTTGTACAACTTGGGAGCAAGGAAGTTTGGGATTATCGACATTGGACCCGTCGGTTGCTGCCCATTCGCAAGAAGATTATCTAACCATTCCGGAGCTTGCTTCAACGTCATGAATGATTTGGCCGTTGGTGTTAATGATGCTGTCAAAACGATGTTAAGCAATCTTAGCTCCACATTGAAGGGGATGAAGTACTCGCTTGGCAGTTATTATGCAGCGGTGTCAAATATGATAGCTAATCCAGAAGCAGCTG GGTTTAAAGATGTCCAAAGTGCATGCTGTGGAGGTAAAAGTTCGGCCGATTGCACTCCGACCGCTACTTACTGTGAGAACCGCAATGAATACCTTTTTTGGGACGCTATACACGCTACCCAGAGGACATACGAGGAGGCTGTCCTAGACATCTACAGTGGATCACCGCCGTTTGTCACCCCTATTAACTTCAAGCAGTTGGTGAAGGAATAA